One genomic window of Spiroplasma endosymbiont of Diplazon laetatorius includes the following:
- a CDS encoding uracil-DNA glycosylase translates to MKDLSKEWLELFDQENIYEDIESIFSKINNLKNVYPPKEDIFRVFKLIKPSEIKVVIIGQDPYHGEKQANGIAFSVSNQVKTPPSLKNIFKELKNDLGIDHTKNNDLSGWVDQGVFLINSCLTVEKANPNSHKDLGWDKVIIKILNCLNKINKDIIYCLWGNYAKKIYNSLVYKNEQRIIFSAHPSPFSFKNGFEDSKFFSKINLMLKSTNKKEIDWNY, encoded by the coding sequence TTAAAAGATTTATCAAAAGAATGATTAGAATTATTTGATCAAGAAAATATTTACGAAGATATTGAAAGCATTTTCTCTAAAATAAATAACTTAAAAAATGTATATCCTCCTAAAGAGGATATTTTTAGAGTTTTCAAACTAATAAAACCTAGCGAGATAAAAGTTGTGATAATAGGTCAAGATCCTTATCATGGAGAAAAGCAAGCAAACGGAATTGCTTTTAGTGTATCTAATCAAGTAAAAACACCACCGAGTCTAAAAAACATTTTTAAAGAACTTAAAAATGATTTGGGAATAGATCACACAAAAAACAATGACTTATCTGGTTGAGTTGATCAAGGAGTTTTTCTAATAAATTCTTGTTTAACTGTTGAAAAGGCGAACCCAAATTCCCACAAAGATTTAGGTTGAGATAAAGTTATTATTAAAATTTTAAATTGTTTAAATAAAATTAATAAGGATATTATTTATTGTTTGTGGGGAAATTATGCAAAAAAAATATATAATAGTCTTGTATATAAAAATGAGCAAAGAATAATATTCTCAGCTCATCCATCACCATTTAGTTTTAAAAATGGTTTCGAAGACAGTAAGTTTTTTTCAAAAATAAACTTAATGTTAAAAAGTACTAATAAAAAAGAGATTGATTGAAATTATTAA
- a CDS encoding lipoprotein, with protein MKKLLSILGAAAIVTPSIATVVSCGIDTTTVETLVNGDRKFKIDDKEVGLEKVFATNSTLSVLGYQILEAISFTENKYQNPDLKEIQKAVLGKAGQALSLDRLSNLEEAEKPVEGVSIKGDKAEEFWKDYNSTKNSRFTKMDFDFGFDDTTKAIKGDEKWKPSKASIFTADKAKTLEAKITYKDNKVEKTDYKEGTNGGTKTLQDFINENFNFKNSDLQKDYGNKGIYTLDSDTAKKLYSEINSKGEESDKEMIKDISETEFVNIHTALNRTNEYLKHGIVMPGKFDSNFTSTAPSTIVRKGKDDENKEEWHKQHKITDNKFFATEDDKYLQSQISGGSGNDNRTFVYGESDSALEINFTFTIPGNEKKNIKDKNYNIKVNLNNMIVGYQLTGAIIGVKKDENKKITSQTAVYWYQPTFYQFTDHEMFRISTSKDKNGTRDVFKSMGGATINISESTQQ; from the coding sequence ATGAAAAAATTACTTTCTATTCTAGGTGCAGCAGCAATAGTGACACCAAGTATAGCAACTGTTGTTTCTTGTGGTATTGACACAACAACAGTTGAAACATTAGTAAATGGGGATAGAAAATTTAAAATAGACGACAAAGAAGTTGGTTTAGAGAAAGTTTTTGCAACTAATTCTACACTTTCTGTTTTGGGTTACCAAATTTTGGAAGCTATTTCATTTACAGAAAATAAATATCAAAACCCAGATTTGAAAGAAATTCAAAAAGCTGTTTTGGGTAAAGCGGGTCAAGCCCTTTCTCTAGATAGATTATCTAATTTAGAAGAAGCTGAAAAACCAGTTGAAGGTGTTTCGATTAAAGGTGATAAAGCAGAAGAATTTTGAAAAGATTATAATTCAACAAAAAACTCAAGATTTACAAAAATGGATTTTGACTTTGGTTTTGATGATACAACCAAAGCAATTAAAGGTGATGAAAAATGAAAACCTTCTAAAGCATCTATTTTTACAGCGGACAAAGCAAAAACTTTAGAAGCAAAAATAACTTATAAAGATAATAAGGTTGAAAAAACAGATTATAAAGAAGGAACAAATGGAGGGACAAAAACTCTTCAAGATTTTATAAACGAAAACTTTAATTTTAAAAATTCTGATTTGCAAAAAGATTATGGAAATAAAGGTATTTATACATTAGATTCAGATACTGCTAAAAAACTTTACAGTGAAATAAACTCTAAGGGAGAAGAAAGCGATAAAGAAATGATAAAAGACATTTCTGAAACTGAGTTTGTAAACATACATACAGCTTTAAATAGAACTAATGAATATTTAAAACATGGAATAGTTATGCCTGGAAAATTTGACAGTAACTTTACATCAACAGCGCCTTCAACAATAGTTAGAAAAGGTAAAGATGACGAGAACAAAGAAGAATGACACAAGCAACATAAAATCACTGATAATAAATTCTTTGCAACAGAAGATGATAAATATCTACAATCTCAAATTTCAGGTGGTTCTGGAAACGATAATAGAACATTTGTTTATGGAGAAAGTGATTCTGCATTAGAAATTAACTTCACATTTACAATTCCAGGAAATGAGAAAAAAAACATAAAAGACAAGAATTATAATATTAAAGTCAATTTAAACAACATGATAGTTGGTTACCAATTAACTGGAGCTATAATAGGTGTTAAAAAAGATGAAAACAAAAAAATAACTAGTCAAACAGCTGTTTACTGATATCAACCAACATTTTATCAATTTACAGATCATGAAATGTTTAGAATTAGTACTAGTAAAGACAAAAACGGAACTAGAGATGTTTTCAAATCAATGGGTGGGGCAACAATTAATATTTCAGAATCAACACAACAATAA
- the rplI gene encoding 50S ribosomal protein L9, which produces MKVILLTDVKNYGKKDEIVNVSDGYAANYLIPKGLAILATKDDVSHLNVRKRKEEELSKEKQAEVNSLKDKIEEIQLNFKIKTKDGRPFGSVSLSQVTDRLKKEFSIDIDKRKFEKHENINKLGLFYLKVKLEFKIVATLKVFVEGTE; this is translated from the coding sequence ATGAAAGTAATTCTATTAACTGATGTTAAAAATTATGGGAAAAAAGATGAGATAGTTAATGTTTCTGATGGATATGCAGCAAACTATTTAATCCCAAAAGGTCTTGCTATTCTTGCTACAAAAGACGATGTTAGTCACTTAAATGTAAGAAAAAGAAAAGAAGAAGAATTAAGCAAAGAAAAACAAGCTGAAGTTAATTCTTTAAAAGATAAGATCGAAGAAATTCAATTAAACTTCAAGATTAAAACAAAAGACGGAAGACCATTTGGATCTGTTTCACTTTCACAAGTTACAGATAGATTAAAAAAAGAATTTTCAATTGACATAGATAAAAGAAAATTTGAAAAACATGAAAACATTAATAAGTTAGGTCTATTTTATTTGAAAGTAAAATTAGAATTTAAAATAGTAGCGACATTAAAAGTGTTTGTAGAGGGTACAGAATAA
- the rpsR gene encoding 30S ribosomal protein S18 produces MKKFVRRKKVNFFAKNNIDYIDYKDVDLLKKFISANGQILPKRVTGTSPKHQRMLAVAIKRARGMGLLPFVVQ; encoded by the coding sequence ATGAAAAAATTTGTAAGAAGAAAAAAAGTAAATTTCTTTGCTAAAAACAACATTGATTACATCGATTACAAGGATGTGGATTTATTAAAAAAATTCATTTCAGCTAATGGACAAATCTTACCAAAAAGAGTTACAGGTACATCACCAAAACACCAAAGAATGTTAGCTGTTGCTATTAAAAGAGCAAGAGGAATGGGATTACTACCTTTCGTAGTTCAATAA
- the rpsF gene encoding 30S ribosomal protein S6: MIRKYEVMYILDQDTTDVKSVQTKLHDVLTANGGKILESEDWGLRDFAYVIKKKKKGYYTVVIVETDSANINEFERVSRIDKNVVRCQVINTENEKRYIQSTKLSKTDMSKFKEEKKPSRGFDRRMPRRDDAPKAEESNEAKAVKEVKEVKETKVVKEVKEKTTTAKEAKPAAAKEAKPAAKKTTKKVEEKEA; this comes from the coding sequence ATGATTAGAAAATACGAAGTAATGTACATCCTAGATCAAGATACAACAGATGTAAAATCTGTTCAAACTAAATTACACGATGTTCTTACTGCTAACGGTGGAAAAATCTTAGAATCAGAAGACTGAGGATTAAGAGATTTCGCTTATGTAATTAAGAAAAAGAAAAAAGGTTACTATACAGTAGTAATCGTTGAAACAGATTCAGCAAACATTAATGAGTTTGAACGTGTTTCAAGAATTGACAAAAATGTTGTTAGATGTCAAGTTATAAACACTGAAAACGAAAAAAGATACATCCAATCAACAAAATTATCTAAAACAGATATGTCTAAATTCAAAGAAGAGAAAAAACCTTCAAGAGGATTTGATAGAAGAATGCCAAGAAGAGACGATGCTCCAAAAGCAGAAGAATCAAACGAAGCAAAAGCTGTTAAAGAAGTAAAAGAAGTAAAAGAAACAAAAGTTGTTAAAGAAGTAAAAGAAAAAACTACTACAGCAAAAGAAGCTAAACCTGCCGCTGCAAAAGAAGCTAAACCAGCTGCTAAAAAAACAACTAAAAAAGTTGAAGAAAAAGAAGCTTAA
- a CDS encoding single-stranded DNA-binding protein, with translation MNSVNLIGRITKDPELRSSSNGKSFVAFTLAVNEFSGGNQFTQFVPCFAWEKTAENLAKFVKKGAQISVEGSINVRQENNNGQFSQIVTVRANRIEFLSGTGSTQSGSSNSFESNQPKPATQQPSSNFDFDLIDDAKPNDDDSILWED, from the coding sequence ATGAACTCAGTTAATTTAATTGGAAGAATTACAAAAGACCCGGAACTAAGAAGTTCATCAAATGGTAAATCATTTGTTGCCTTTACACTTGCTGTTAATGAATTTTCAGGTGGAAACCAGTTTACACAATTTGTACCATGTTTCGCTTGAGAAAAAACAGCAGAAAACTTAGCAAAATTTGTTAAAAAAGGTGCTCAAATTTCTGTAGAAGGATCAATAAATGTTAGACAAGAAAATAACAATGGACAGTTTTCGCAAATTGTTACTGTTAGAGCTAACAGAATTGAGTTCCTAAGTGGTACAGGAAGTACTCAATCAGGATCAAGTAATTCATTTGAATCAAACCAACCAAAACCAGCTACTCAACAACCATCAAGCAACTTTGATTTTGATCTAATAGATGATGCAAAACCAAATGATGATGATTCAATTTTATGAGAAGACTAA
- the dnaB gene encoding replicative DNA helicase — protein sequence MNENLDLNTVLIDSEKAVLAIAMHSPKASFDILTQLNSEDFSLEKHQTIFEAINTVSQNSQNVTITKLAEYLEDKKMLEKVGGVSYLSDVSGYFYTDEGFEDYVEIVFKNSIGRQLDRALIHIKQLRDSKSPIDEVFVIAQQKILNIKTDIKKDDATAVKETVVDVIKKIEALEKNGGLVNGVPSGFSDLDQITNGWQKGDFVILAARPSMGKTAFALNLAVNAAERQKGVAFFSLEMPKEQLVQRILSSVSGIDSGALRNAQGLTTEKWTRITAGGEQIKNMNIVIDDTPGITVLQLQSKLRKMKRDFGVEICFIDYLQLISSMSNKFDSRQNEVAAISRHLKKIARELNMPIVCLSQLSRSVEKREEKTPLMSDLRDSGAIEQDADIIMFLYRDAYYKAKEYNVGTDDPTDETDIIISKHRNGATGVVKVNFLRSYGKFIDQSKNS from the coding sequence ATGAACGAAAATTTAGATTTAAATACTGTTTTAATAGATTCAGAAAAAGCTGTATTGGCTATTGCAATGCATTCACCTAAAGCTAGTTTTGATATATTAACTCAACTAAACTCAGAAGATTTTAGTTTAGAAAAACACCAAACTATTTTTGAAGCAATAAATACTGTTTCACAAAATAGTCAAAACGTTACAATAACAAAATTAGCTGAATATTTAGAAGACAAAAAAATGTTAGAAAAAGTAGGAGGAGTTTCTTACTTGTCTGATGTTTCGGGTTACTTTTATACTGATGAAGGTTTTGAAGATTACGTTGAAATAGTTTTCAAAAACTCAATAGGTAGACAATTAGATAGAGCTTTAATTCATATTAAGCAATTAAGAGATAGCAAATCTCCAATAGATGAAGTTTTTGTTATTGCTCAACAAAAGATTTTAAATATTAAAACAGATATTAAAAAAGATGATGCAACTGCAGTTAAAGAAACTGTTGTTGATGTAATTAAAAAAATTGAAGCATTAGAAAAAAATGGTGGACTTGTTAATGGGGTTCCCTCAGGATTTTCTGACCTAGATCAAATAACAAACGGATGACAAAAAGGAGACTTTGTAATTCTTGCTGCTCGTCCTTCTATGGGTAAAACTGCTTTTGCCTTAAACTTAGCAGTAAACGCAGCAGAAAGACAAAAAGGGGTTGCCTTCTTCTCTTTAGAGATGCCAAAAGAACAACTTGTTCAACGTATTTTAAGTTCTGTTTCTGGAATTGATTCTGGAGCGTTAAGAAATGCACAAGGTCTAACAACTGAAAAATGAACTAGAATTACAGCTGGTGGAGAGCAAATTAAAAACATGAATATTGTTATTGATGATACTCCAGGTATCACAGTACTGCAATTACAGTCTAAATTAAGAAAAATGAAGAGAGACTTTGGAGTAGAAATTTGTTTCATTGACTACTTACAATTGATTTCTTCAATGTCAAACAAATTTGATAGTAGACAAAATGAAGTTGCAGCTATTTCAAGACACTTGAAAAAAATAGCTCGTGAACTTAATATGCCAATAGTTTGTCTTTCTCAATTATCACGTAGTGTTGAAAAAAGAGAAGAAAAAACTCCTTTAATGTCTGACTTAAGGGATTCAGGAGCTATCGAACAAGATGCTGATATTATTATGTTCTTATATAGAGATGCTTACTATAAAGCTAAAGAATATAATGTTGGTACAGATGATCCAACAGATGAAACAGATATCATTATTTCAAAACACCGTAATGGGGCAACTGGTGTGGTTAAAGTTAACTTCCTTAGAAGTTATGGTAAATTTATTGATCAGTCAAAAAATTCATAA